CGTGTTCGTCCAGCAGATGGTTGAGCACGGCCATCTCCTGTTCCCGGTCGAGAACGGCGTCGCCCCAATGTACAAGCCTCCGCTGTTTCATTGGACCGCGGTCGCAATCGATCGCCTCGCCGCAATCCGCAAAGTGACCGCCGCCAACCTTCGCCTCCCATCCGCGCTTTACGCGGTTGCCGGCGCGGTCCTCACGATGCTGTTCGCGTTCGAATTCCTCGGCATCGACGCCGCCGTCCTCGCCGGGCTCGCCCTCGCCGCCTCCTATCAGTACGTCAGCCAGGGCCGCTACGGCCGCGTCGACATGACGCTGTGCTTCTTCGAGTCGCTCGCCCTGTTCGCATTTCTGTGGTGGATGCCGCGCGACGCGGCCTCTTCCGGTCCCGCCGCGCGCTTCGAATCCAGCCTGCCCGCGCTCTATCTGATGGCGGTTGCGATCGGTCTCGGCGTGCTCGCCAAGGGCCCCGTCGGCGCAATTCTTCCCGGCGTTTCAATCCTCATCTTCATGTTCGCCGAGCGCCGTGGACGCCAGATCCTGACGATGCTCGATCCCGGCGCGATCATCCTCGGCGCCGCGATCGCTTCGAGCTGGTATCTTGCATGTTACTTCGGCGGACGCTTCGCGTTGCTCAATCGTCAGCTCGACAGCGAAAATGTCGGCCGCTTCTTCGGCTCGCTGGGCGCGATGGCGCCGTGGTACTACCTCAAACCCGTACTGCTCAACTCCGCCCCGCTGAGCCTGATGGTCCCGGTCGCCGCCGTTTACGCATTACTCACTCCATTACTCACTCGGCGCCGCTTCGATCCTGCCTATACCCCCGGGCAAGGCCGCGATGCGCTTCGCAGCGCGGGTGAGGGCGATCGTTCCCCCACGCGCTGCGACTCCGGCCGCGCCCTCGGTGCCGTCCGCCTCTTCGCGATCTTCTACTTCGCTACCGTCGTCTTCTTCAGCATCGCCGCCTACAAGCGCCGCTCCTATCTGCTGCCGGTATGGCCCGCGGCCGCGGTAATGCTCGCGTGGTGGATCATCACCCTCCCTCCGCTTGCATGGCGCCGCGCCGCGACCCGGGCATTTGCCGCCCTATGCGCCGGGCTCGCCGTTTTTAACTTCGTCTATATACCGCGGATGGAAGTCCGCTCATGCCGCGACGATTCATTTCGGCCCGCCGCCGAAGAAATCGCCCGCGTCGTCGCACCCGCCGACCCGCTCTACGTTTACGGATTTCAGGAAGAGATCGCGCCGCTGCTGTTCTACCTCGATCGCGACGCGCCAGTTCTCCACGGCCGTCTCGGCGACGCGCCCCCCGGCTTCATCATCGTGCCCGCCGACGTATGGAAGACCCGTCAGCGCGACGCCCTCGACCTCGAACCCGTCCTCACCTCGGACTACGGCAACCGCCGCCTCGTGCTCCTCAAACGCGGCAAATCCTACGCGCTCTTCAGCGCCAGCTCCTGTCGCGCTTTCTCCGCCGAATCTCCTACGCATCGCCGCTTCAGCTCCGCAAACGCGTCATCGACGAACGCCTTCATCAGTGCAACGTCGGGCATTAGCCGCGGCTCCGCCATCATTCCGAAGTATAGATTCCGATAGTAACTTAGTATTGCGACTCCATATCCCAGCGTGGCGCCGATCGGCACCAGCGGTACCATGTCCAGGCAAACGTGTCCGTTTACATATTGTGGCACCTGCACGCCCGGCACGTTGGTCGCGATAAAATTGACCCCCAATGCAGGCAGCCCGAAACCGTCCGGCCGCGGCTTCCAATCCATCCACTTCGTCAGCCGCCCGGCGGCGTCTATCATCGTGGTCGCCGCGCGCGCTACCGGACCAATCACGCTCGGTGGAATTGCGTCGCCGAGCTGCAATAACGATTCCACTGCCTGCGCCAGCCCTGCCGCCTTGATTCGCTCGGTCTCCTCGCTGATCAATTTCAGCCGCTCGACGATATCCATCGGCGCCGCCGGCGAGCTCGGGAACATCATCGAGACCCTATTCCCCAGCGAAGTCCTTTCCTCTTTGTGCCGCACGTTGACCGGACATCCAATGCGCAGTTGCTGTCCGTCGACGGCGTACCCATGATGCTGCAAGTAGCGCGCGGCGCCCTCGGTCAAAATTGCCAGTACGACATCATTGACCGACCCGCCGAACACCGATCTGATCGCGCGAAAGTCCGCGAACGGTTGACTCGTCCATGCCATGATCCGTTCCTGCGTAACCGGCGTCGAGTTCCACGGCGTCGCCACTATTCGCCGCGTCGCCAGCTCGGTCATCAGCCGCGCCGCCACCCCCAGTTGCCGCGCGCGCTCCACCGCCCAGCCCGGAGCCTCGACCGCTTCGACCGCCGCGTTGATCGTTGATTTGACCGCGCCGTCGATCCGGTCGCGCACCGCCTCCCCGAACCGCCGAATCAGGCTCGACGGCCGCGCCGGCACCCATGGCTCCGGCGGCTGGGCAATGTCCGCCGGCTCCGCGCGAAAGTCGTACATCACTTTCAGCAGCTCGACCCCCGACACGCCATCGACCAGGCAATGATGCACCTTCCACAGCAGCGCCGTGCGATTTCCTTCCAGGTTGTGGAACGTGTGCAGTTCCCACAGGGGATGCTTGAAGTCGAGCGGTTTCTCATAGATGCGCATCATCTCGGCCAGCGCGTCCCCTTCGCTCATCGCGTCGGGCAGTTGATGGAGATGCACGTGGTTGTCGAGCGAGTATTCCGGGTCGTCTTCCATCATGGCGTGCGCGAGATTCAGCGGAACTTCGATCGGCCGCTGCCGGTAGCGCGGCACCAGATGCATCCGTTCCTCGAAATGCCCCAGCAGGGCGTTGAAATCGAGGCGGCCTTCGAACAGTCCGATATTCCCGATATGCAGCGGACCGCTTTGCGACTCGCCGTAGATAAAGGTTGCGTCCTGAGTCGACAGTCGATAGCTCGAGGCGGATGGAAATACAGGTGCTTCGGCCATTTGAACTCACCTCCGAGCCGGATTTTCCTCGAGCTGGGGATACGGGTGTGCCACCGCGTCCCAGTCGAGAAGGTCCTGGAAATGACAGTGCCGCGAATTTTGAACTTAGGCCTTACGGCCGCTGAGATGCAAGCCAGGTTTTGCCGCCGCGACCCTTGCCGGGCCGTCCGCGCTGATCTAAAATCGGGGCCTCACGCTGGACAACTTTTGAAAAGTTGAATCTTGAAAAATTGAATGCGTTTTGCCCGCATTGTCGATCGCCGCGCTTGCGCATACCGGTTTGCCGGAGGTTTCAATGCCCGAGCAGATAAAGACCAATCGCCCCTATCCAATCCAGATTAAACTCCGCGACGGCCGTAGCGCGACCCTTCGGGTCATGGAACCCAGCGACCTCGACAAGATAATCGAATTCGCCAAGAAGCTCCCCGCCGACGACCTGCTCTTCCTGCGCACCGACATCACCGACCGCAGCGTCGTGAGGCAGTGGATCGATAACATCAAGAACGGGCAGACCCTCACGCTGCTGGCCGAGATTGACGGCGAGCTCGCCGCCTACGCCAGCGTCCATCTTGATCAGGCGCGATGGACCCGGAACGTCGGCGAAATTCGAGTCATCACCTCGTCGCGTTTCCGCAATACCGGGCTCGGCAGGCGCCTGGTGGCCGAAGTATTCGATCTCGCGCGCTCGCTCGGACTTAAAAAGATCACCGCCCAGATGACCACCGAGCAGAGCGCCGCGCGCGCCGCTTTCGAGAGCTTGGGCTTTCAAGTCGAGGCGATGCTTTCCGACTGGGTCGAGGACCGCCGCGGCCGCTCCCGCGACCTCATCATCATGACCCACGACGTCGAAGGCTTCTCCGACCGCATCGTCGCCTGAGCAGCTTACTGAGGACTTTCGACCGTGTCCTGGCTGGCCGCTGGCCCGCGCTGATATAAGTTCGAACAGGGCAAGTGGTCCCCTCAAGGGACGCCATCCGCTATATTCTGCCGCGATGCCCAAGCGGCCAATCAACCTCGGCATGAAGGGTGACAGTCCGATTCGCGGCGCGCCCACCCGCGCGCTCGACGACCTCTACCATTATCTGGTGACGGCTTCGTGGCCGGCCCTGATCGGCATAATCGCCGTGGCGTTCATCATCGCCAACCTTGTGTTTGCCATCGGCTACTACTTCGACGGCGGGGTCGAGAATGCCCACTACCGCTCGTTCGCCGACATGTTTTTTTTCAGCGTACAGACCATGGCGACCATCGGTTACGGCAAGATGGTGCCGGTCACGCTGCTGTCGAACATCATGGTCTCCGTCGAGGCGCTGACCGGACTGATCGCGCTGGCGCTGATGACCGGGCTGGTATTCGCGAAGTTCTCGCGGCCCACAGCGCGCGTCAGATTCAGCCGCTATGTGGTCGTCGGCCCGCGCGACGGCACCACCAGCCTGATGATCCGGATGGCGAACATGCGCGCGAACCGAATCGTCGAGGCGAATATTCACGTCGTTTTCACCCGCAATGAAACCACCGTCGAGGGCGAATCCCTCCGCCGCTTCCACGATCTGGCCATGACGCGCAACCGCAGCGCGATGTTCGTGTTTTCCTGGACCGCGGTCCATCGCATCGTCGAAGGCAGTCCGCTTTTCGGCGCGACGCACGACTCGCTTGCCAATAGCCAGCCTGAAATCGTGGTGTCGATCACCGGACTCGACGAGACGTTTTCTCAGACCATTCATGCCCGGCATACCTACGCACTTGACGAAATCATTTGGGGCGCGCGTTTCGCCGACGTGCTGATACTCCAGCCTGATGGCGGCAGAAGCATCGATTACACGCGCTTCGACGACGTCGAAATGCTTGCGCCGGTCAAATGAAGCGATTTCGTGCCGGTTCACTCAGCCCCGCAAATCTGGGCATCATCAGCAGCCGGCGTGCGGGATTGATTCCGGCACGGGGCGGAGAAACGCCGTGACCTCAGGGACACCAGCTACATCTCGCAGATTTCTGGTTGCGATCGCGCGGTGGTTCGACACCTCGGCCGGTGGCAGTCCCGCGGCCGACCTGCTGCAGAAGACCGACTGGTTCCGATGCATCCCGTACGTCGCAGTTCATCTGATGTGCCTCGG
The Candidatus Binatus sp. genome window above contains:
- a CDS encoding wax ester/triacylglycerol synthase family O-acyltransferase — translated: MAEAPVFPSASSYRLSTQDATFIYGESQSGPLHIGNIGLFEGRLDFNALLGHFEERMHLVPRYRQRPIEVPLNLAHAMMEDDPEYSLDNHVHLHQLPDAMSEGDALAEMMRIYEKPLDFKHPLWELHTFHNLEGNRTALLWKVHHCLVDGVSGVELLKVMYDFRAEPADIAQPPEPWVPARPSSLIRRFGEAVRDRIDGAVKSTINAAVEAVEAPGWAVERARQLGVAARLMTELATRRIVATPWNSTPVTQERIMAWTSQPFADFRAIRSVFGGSVNDVVLAILTEGAARYLQHHGYAVDGQQLRIGCPVNVRHKEERTSLGNRVSMMFPSSPAAPMDIVERLKLISEETERIKAAGLAQAVESLLQLGDAIPPSVIGPVARAATTMIDAAGRLTKWMDWKPRPDGFGLPALGVNFIATNVPGVQVPQYVNGHVCLDMVPLVPIGATLGYGVAILSYYRNLYFGMMAEPRLMPDVALMKAFVDDAFAELKRRCVGDSAEKARQELALKSA
- a CDS encoding GNAT family N-acetyltransferase, yielding MPEQIKTNRPYPIQIKLRDGRSATLRVMEPSDLDKIIEFAKKLPADDLLFLRTDITDRSVVRQWIDNIKNGQTLTLLAEIDGELAAYASVHLDQARWTRNVGEIRVITSSRFRNTGLGRRLVAEVFDLARSLGLKKITAQMTTEQSAARAAFESLGFQVEAMLSDWVEDRRGRSRDLIIMTHDVEGFSDRIVA
- a CDS encoding ion channel yields the protein MPKRPINLGMKGDSPIRGAPTRALDDLYHYLVTASWPALIGIIAVAFIIANLVFAIGYYFDGGVENAHYRSFADMFFFSVQTMATIGYGKMVPVTLLSNIMVSVEALTGLIALALMTGLVFAKFSRPTARVRFSRYVVVGPRDGTTSLMIRMANMRANRIVEANIHVVFTRNETTVEGESLRRFHDLAMTRNRSAMFVFSWTAVHRIVEGSPLFGATHDSLANSQPEIVVSITGLDETFSQTIHARHTYALDEIIWGARFADVLILQPDGGRSIDYTRFDDVEMLAPVK